The window TTCCTTTACAAGTAAGCTCTTATCTTCCTTTTTCATGATTCCTTTCTTTTCTGTTAGTTAAACATTTAGGCCTCAACCAATTTGGCATCAACTCTAATACCCGGACTCATCGTACTTGAAAGACTAATGCTTTTAATGTAAGTACCCTTTGCTGCTGAAGGCTTCAGCTTATTGATTACCTCAATAAACTCTCTTGCATTCTCAACAATTTTGTTCTGATCAAAAGACACCTTACCGATAGAAGCATGTATAATACCGAACTTATCAACTTTAAAGTCAATTTTACCGGCTTTTACATCTGTAACGGCTTTACCCACTTCCATGGTAACTGTACCACTCTTAGGGTTAGGCATTAAACCACGAGGGCCTAAAACACGTCCTAGTTGACCCACTTTGGCCATTACACTAGGCATGGTGATAATTACATCCACATCTGTCCAGCCTCCTTTGATCTTTTCCACGTATTCATCCAATCCAACGAAATCGGCGCCTGCACTTTTTGCCTCTTCTTCCTTATCAGGAGTACACAAAACAAGCACACGCACTTCTTTACCCGTACCATGGGGAAGGGTACAAATACCTCTCACCATTTGGTTCGCTTTTCTTGGATCGACACCCAGCCTTACGTCAATATCTACCGAAGCATCAAATTTAGTATTGGTAATTTCCTTCACCAATTTGGCTGCTTCCTCAAGCGAATATTGCTTTCCGGCTTCGATTTTATCTAACGCTAACTTTCTATTCTTTGTTAGTTTTGTCATATCTCCAAAATGGTATTAATTAGTTATCACCAGGGAATTCACCATCCACGGCGATACCCATACTTCTGGCAGTTCCGGCCACCATCTTCATACCGGAGTCTACTGTAAAACAATTCAAATCAGCCATTTTGTCCTCAGCTATCGCTTTTACTTGATCCCACGTTACCGTGCCCACCTTCTTACGGTTTGGCTCAGCGGATCCGCTTTTAAGCTTGCAAGCCTCTAAAAGTTGTACTGCTGCCGGTGGTGTTTTAATAACAAAGTCAAAGGACTTGTCGGTATACACCGAAATAACAACGGGTAAAACTTTACCTGCTTTCTCCTGAGTTCTGGCGTTGAATTGCTTACAAAACTCCATTATATTCACACCTTTAGCACCTAATGCAGGCCCTACCGGTGGTGAAGGGTTTGCCGCTCCACCTTTTATCTGTAATTTGATAAAAGTTTCAACTTGTTTAGCCATGTAGCAATTCTTATTAAATTAATATATATATAATGCATCCCAAACTTTAATTCTTGCAGTGATAAAAGAAGGTATCTTTTATGGAAGCTTAAACGTACAAGTTAAAGGGGATTATTATTCTTTTTCTACCTGTAGGAAACTTAATTCAAGTGGTGTTTTTCTGCCGAAGATTTTAACCATTACCTGTAGTTTTTTCTTTTCTTCGTTTACTTCTTCTATAACACCGTTGAAGCCATTAAACGGACCATCGATTACTTTTACCGTTTCGCCTACAAAATATGGAACATTCAACTCCTCATTCTCTGTATCTGCCAATTCATCCACCTTACCCAGTATCCTGTTTACCTCGCTGGTGCGCAAGGGTACGGCGCTGTTGTCTCTATCGCCCAAAAAGCCGATAACATTTGGCACGCTCTTTAGTATGTGCGGGATTTCACCCACTAATGCGGCTTCAATCATCACATAACCCGGAAAAAAATTACGCTCTTTGCTGATTTTTTTTCCGTTTCGGATCTGGTATACTTTTTCTTGTGGTATTAGCACCTGGGCGATGTAATCATGTAAATTAAGACGTTCGATTTCGTTTTCGACGTATTCTTTCACTTTTTTTTCTTTACCCCCAATGGCCCTTAATACATACCATTTTTTTTCTATGTTAGCCATGTGTATAAAGTTCTTAGTAAAGCTGATTGTAAATCCAAGCCAGGGTTTTATCGAATGTATAATCCATACCAAATATAATACCAGCAATAATTGCTGACGCCACCATTACAACCAGAGCACTATTTTGCAGCTCGGCCCATGTAGGCCATGACGTTTTATTTACTAATTCGTTTTGAACGTCTTTGAAGTAATTAACAATCTTGCTCACTTATTTATTCTTTTATGTTTATAGCCATCTGTTTAGTGCCTTCCTGATATTTAAAAGATGTAAAAAGAACTTGCATCTTTTTCACGAAGTTGCCGGATATCAACCGAATTAACGATTTTGTATCCGGCCTGCACGGGATAAGAGACTCGAACTCCTGACACCTGGTTTTGGAGACCAGTGCTCTACCAACTGAGCTAATCCCGTGTTTAAAAAAATGGAAGGGCTTAGCCTTCCATTTAATTGTTATATATTGATTACTCAATAATTTCAGTTACCTGTCCGGCACCTACTGTTCTACCACCTTCGCGGATTGCAAAACGCAAACCTTTATCAATAGCAACAGGGTAGATAAGCTCAACAGTAATCGTTACGTTATCACCTGGCATTACCATTTCTGTTCCTTCCGGCAGTGAAATCTCACCTGTTACATCAAGTGTACGCAGGTAAAACTGTGGACGGTATTTATTGTGAAATGGAGTGTGACGTCCACCTTCTTCTTTCTTCAGGATATACACCTCGGCCTTGAACTTTGTATGAGGGGTGATTTTTCCGGGTGCACCCAGAACCATACCTCTTTTTACTTCGTCCTTATCGATACCACGTAATAATAGACCTACGTTGTCACCAGCTTGTCCGTCGTCAAGAATTTTACGGAACATCTCTACACCTGTACATACGGTCTTTTTGCCTTCGGCACCCAGACCAATAATTTGCATTTCGTCACCGGTGTGGATTGTACCTGTTTCGATACGACCTGTTGCAACAGTACCACGACCTGTGATTGAGAACACATCCTCGATAGGCATAAGGAATGGCTTATCTACATCACGCTCAGGAAGCTCGATCCATGTATCTACTGCTTCCATCAGCTCCATTACTTTATCAACCCATTTTTCTTCTCCGTTCAAAGCACCCAATGCCGAACCTTGAATCACGGGAGTGTTGTCGCCGTCGAAGTTGTAGAAATCCAATAATTCGCGGATTTCCATTTCAACAAGCTCCAGCAGCTCTTCGTCGTCCACCATGTCCACTTTGTTCATGAAAACTACCAGACGTGGTACGTTTACCTGACGAGCCAACAGGATATGTTCGCGTGTTTGTGGCATAGGGCCATCTGTAGAAGCTACTACAATAATAGCTCCGTCCATTTGGGCAGCACCCGTAACCATGTTTTTCACGTAGTCGGCGTGACC of the Saccharicrinis carchari genome contains:
- the rplK gene encoding 50S ribosomal protein L11 gives rise to the protein MAKQVETFIKLQIKGGAANPSPPVGPALGAKGVNIMEFCKQFNARTQEKAGKVLPVVISVYTDKSFDFVIKTPPAAVQLLEACKLKSGSAEPNRKKVGTVTWDQVKAIAEDKMADLNCFTVDSGMKMVAGTARSMGIAVDGEFPGDN
- the nusG gene encoding transcription termination/antitermination protein NusG, whose amino-acid sequence is MANIEKKWYVLRAIGGKEKKVKEYVENEIERLNLHDYIAQVLIPQEKVYQIRNGKKISKERNFFPGYVMIEAALVGEIPHILKSVPNVIGFLGDRDNSAVPLRTSEVNRILGKVDELADTENEELNVPYFVGETVKVIDGPFNGFNGVIEEVNEEKKKLQVMVKIFGRKTPLELSFLQVEKE
- the tuf gene encoding elongation factor Tu — encoded protein: MAKEHYDRSKPHVNIGTIGHVDHGKTTLTAAITKVLADKGFSEAKNFDQIDNAPEEKERGITINSSHVEYATANRHYAHVDCPGHADYVKNMVTGAAQMDGAIIVVASTDGPMPQTREHILLARQVNVPRLVVFMNKVDMVDDEELLELVEMEIRELLDFYNFDGDNTPVIQGSALGALNGEEKWVDKVMELMEAVDTWIELPERDVDKPFLMPIEDVFSITGRGTVATGRIETGTIHTGDEMQIIGLGAEGKKTVCTGVEMFRKILDDGQAGDNVGLLLRGIDKDEVKRGMVLGAPGKITPHTKFKAEVYILKKEEGGRHTPFHNKYRPQFYLRTLDVTGEISLPEGTEMVMPGDNVTITVELIYPVAIDKGLRFAIREGGRTVGAGQVTEIIE
- the rplA gene encoding 50S ribosomal protein L1; translation: MTKLTKNRKLALDKIEAGKQYSLEEAAKLVKEITNTKFDASVDIDVRLGVDPRKANQMVRGICTLPHGTGKEVRVLVLCTPDKEEEAKSAGADFVGLDEYVEKIKGGWTDVDVIITMPSVMAKVGQLGRVLGPRGLMPNPKSGTVTMEVGKAVTDVKAGKIDFKVDKFGIIHASIGKVSFDQNKIVENAREFIEVINKLKPSAAKGTYIKSISLSSTMSPGIRVDAKLVEA
- the secE gene encoding preprotein translocase subunit SecE, which gives rise to MSKIVNYFKDVQNELVNKTSWPTWAELQNSALVVMVASAIIAGIIFGMDYTFDKTLAWIYNQLY